In Gasterosteus aculeatus chromosome 15, fGasAcu3.hap1.1, whole genome shotgun sequence, a single genomic region encodes these proteins:
- the uggt1 gene encoding UDP-glucose:glycoprotein glucosyltransferase 1 isoform X1, translating into MTAISYGAGFGVGMRMWLLWVLLLSLLSAASGGADSKAVTTTLTTKWPDTPLLLEASEFLAEESQEKFWDFVEANQNIEGEHDDTDQAYYDLIVKKARALLSSVQVNMLKFALSLRAYSSTVHSFQQIASNEPPPAGCSAFFSVHGEKTCDEEGLAALLKTALSRPKPFIFKGDHQYPGSNPEAPVVILYAEFGKADFQTLHQVISSKVYEGLATYVLRHYVANPSGRRVYLSGYGVELAIKSQEYKAKDDTQVQGTEGNATVMGEKDPVDEVQGFLFGKLKTVYPELKEQLKELRKHLVESTNDMAPLKVWQMQDLSFQTAARILAAPAAEALSVMKDLSQNFPTKARSITKTVVNSEIRKEIGDNQKFFKGTLGLQPGDSALFINGLHVDLDTQDIFSVFEVLRSEARVMEGLRSLHIDTPFIHDILKLNVQPSDSDYAVDIRNPAINWINNLETDHRYSSWPYNVQELLRPTFPGVIRQIRKNFHNLVIILDPRQENAVELLSVAEMFYANNIPLRIGLVFVVSDDDDIDGMQDAGVALVRAYNYISDEVDSQSAFEAVISIFNRVAVGGKLSVGDVVKVLEKRFPYVEVSSVLGADSSYDSNRKEGGAYYKQTGVGPLPVVMYNGIPYQREQLDPDELETVTMQKILETTSFYQRAVYLGELATDHDVVDFIMNQPNVVPRINPRVLSTSRTYLDLSDTNNYFIDDYARFSTLDTKEKNTAVANSMNYMTKKGMTTTNRHDDGYIRPVTFWVVGDFDQPSGRQLLYDAIRHMKTSNNVRLGTINNPAAAPSEETSRVARAIGAAMQTQSANNAKNFITKLAKEETAAALQKGADVGEFAVGGMDVSLFKDAYEGPKFDSLLSHAAYCRDVLKLKKGQKAVISNGRIIGPLEEDELFNQDDFLLLESIILKTSGERIKSKVQQFGIEEDRASDLVMKVDSLLSSQPKGEARVEYDFADDRYSAVKIRPKEGEVYFDVVAVVDPVTRDAQKLAPLLLVLTQLVNINLRVFMNCQSKLSDMPLKSFYRHVLEPEVVIQADGSFSPGPLARFLDMPQSPLFTLNINTPESWMVESVHTRYDLDNIYLEEVENIVAAEYELEHLLLEGHCFDVSSGQPPRGLQFTLGTASDPVIMDTIVMANLGYFQLKANPGAWILKMRKGRSEEIYKMYSHEGTDSPAESDDIVVVLNTFKSRIIKVKVQKKPDKFNEELLSDVTEENDAGFWKSLTRGFTGAAKTEELKQEKDDVINIFSVASGHLYERFLRIMMLSVLKNTKTPVKFWFLKNYLSPTFKEFIPHMAKQYGFQYELVQYKWPRWLHQQTEKQRIIWGYKILFLDVLFPLAVDKILFVDADQIVRTDLKELRDFDLEGAPYGYTPFCESRREMDGYRFWKSGYWASHLAGRRYHISALYVVDLKKFRKIAAGDRLRGQYQGLSQDPNSLSNLDQDLPNNMIHQVPIKSLPQEWLWCETWCDDSTKKSAKTIDLCNNPMTKEPKLNAAVRIVAEWSDYDQEIKRFQTKVKEKINPNTKIQQGTDVHTEL; encoded by the exons ATGACTGCAATAAGCTACGGAGCCGGCTTCG GCGTGGGCATGAGGATGTGGCTTCTCTGGGTCCTGCTGCTGTCACTGCTGTCTGCAGCGTCTGGGGGTGCAGACTCCAAGGCTGTAACCACCACCCTCACAACCAAATGGCCAGATACCCCTCTGCTGCTAGAGGCCAG tgaGTTTCTGGCAGAGGAGAGCCAGGAGAAGTTCTGGGACTTTGTGGAGGCCAATCAGAACATAGAAGGAGAGCATGATG ACACAGATCAGGCCTACTATGACCTTATTGTAAAGAAAGCTCGTGCCTTGCTCAGCTCCGTCCAGGTGAACATGCTCAAGTTCGCCCTCTCGCTGAGAGCCTACTCTTCAACAGTGCACTCCTTCCAGCAG attgCGTCCAATGAGCCGCCTCCAGCTGGCTGCTCCGCCTTTTTCAGCGTCCACGGAGAGAAGACCTGTGATGAAGAAGGTTTAGCGGCATTGTTGAAAACCGCACTTTCGAG gCCAAAGCCGTTCATTTTTAAAGGCGATCACCAATACCCGGGATCGAATCCAGAAGCTCCTGTTGTCATTCTGTACGCTGAGTTTGGCAAGGCGGATTTCCAGACGCTTCATCAAGTCATATCATCCAAAGTCTACGAAGGCCTGGCGACTTATGTGCTCCGCCATTACGTAGCT AATCCGAGTGGAAGGAGAGTGTATCTGTCGGGGTACGGAGTGGAGCTGGCCATCAAAAGCCAGGAGTACAAAGCAAAGGACGACACGCAGGTCCAAG GGACGGAGGGCAACGCTACGGTGATGGGAGAGAAGGATCCCGTGGACGAGGTCCAGGGGTTCCTGTTTGGTAAACTGAA GACAGTTTATCCAGAGCTGAAAGAGCAGTTAAAGGAGTTGAGGAAACATTTGGTGGAAAGCACCAACGACATGGCGCCTCTGAAAGTCTGGCAGATGCAAG ATCTGAGTTTCCAGACGGCCGCTCGCATTCTCGCTGCTCCCGCCGCCGAAGCGCTCTCTGTTATGAAAGACCTCAGTCAGAACTTCCCCACCAAAGCCAG GTCCATCACTAAAACTGTGGTCAATTCTGAGATCCGCAAAGAGATTGGTGATAACCAAAAG TTTTTCAAAGGGACTCTGGGCCTGCAGCCTGGGGATTCAGCCCTGTTCATCAACGGGCTGCATGTGGATCTGGACACACAAGACATCTTCAG TGTGTTTGAGGTGCTGCGCAGCGAGGCGAGGGTGATGGAGGGTCTGCGCTCTCTGCACATCGACACGCCCTTCATCCACGACATTCTGAAGCTCAACGTGCAGCCCTCCGACTCGGACTACGCCGTGGACATCCGTAACCCTGCCATCAAT TGGATCAACAACTTGGAAACCGACCACAGGTACAGCTCGTGGCCTTACAACGTGCAGGAGCTGCTCCGACCGACCTTCCCCGGAGTCATCCGGCAGATCCGCAAGAACTTCCACAATTTG GTGATCATTCTGGACCCCCGTCAGGAGAACGCCGTTGAGCTGCTGAGTGTTGCAGAGATGTTCTACGCAAACAACATCCCGCTCAG GATCGggctggtgtttgtggtgtcggATGACGACGACATAGACGGCATGCAGGATGCAGGCGTGGCGCTGGTCCGAGCCTACAACTACATCAGCGACGAGGTGGACAGTCAGAGTGCCTTCGAAGCCGTCATCTCG ATCTTCAACCGGGTGGCGGTGGGTGGAAAGTTGAGCGTTGGGGATGTGGTGAAAGTGCTGGAGAAGAGGTTCCCCTACGTGGAGGTCAGCAGCGTGCTGGGAGCCGACTCCAGCTACGACAGCAACAGGAAG GAAGGAGGTGCGTACTATAAGCAGACGGGGGTGGGCCCGCTGCCTGTGGTCATGTACAACGGCATACCGTACCAGCGCGAGCAGCTGGACCCGGACGAGCTGGAGACGGTCACCATGCAGAAGATCCTGGAGACCACCTCCTTCTACCAGAGGGCCGTGTACCTG GGGGAGCTGGCCACAGATCACGACGTCGTGGACTTCATCATGAATCAGCCCAACGTGGTTCCTCGCATCAACCCCAGAGTGCTGTCCACCAGCAGGACGTACCTGGACCTGTCTGATACCA ACAATTACTTTATCGATGATTACGCTCGCTTCTCGACTCTTGACACCAAAGAGAAGAACACTGCTGTGGCCAACAGCATGAACTACATGACTAAAAAAG GGATGACCACCACCAACAGGCATG ACGATGGCTACATCCGCCCTGTGACCTTCTGGGTGGTCGGAGACTTTGACCAGCCCTCAGGACGTCAGCTCCTTTATGATGCCATCAGACATATG AAAACCAGCAACAACGTGCGACTGGGGACCATCAACAACCCGGCGGCGGCGCCGTCGGAGGAGACGAGCCGCGTGGCCCGAGCGATCGGCGCCGCCATGCAGACGCAGTCCGCCAACAACGCCAAGAACTTCATCACCAAATTGGCCAAAGAAGAGACCGCCGCGGCCCTGCAGAAGGGAGCCGACGTCGGGGAGTTCGCTGTCGGG GGCATGGATGTGTCACTGTTCAAGGACGCGTACGAGGGCCCCAAATTTGACTCCCTGCTCTCACACGCGGCCTACTGCCGAGACGTCCTCAAGCTGAAGAAAGGACAAAAAGCCGTCATCAGCAACGGAAGA ATTATAGGTCCACTCGAGGAAGACGAGTTGTTTAACCAGGATGACTTCCTGCTTTTGGAGAGCATCATCTTAAAAACATCCGGAGAACGAATCAAAAGCAAAGTACAACAATTCGGGATTGAGGAAGACAG GGCCAGCGACCTTGTGATGAAGGTGGactctctgctctcctctcagCCTAAAGGAGAGGCTCGCGTCGAATATGACTTTGCTGATGACCGCTACAG CGCTGTGAAGATCCGCCcgaaggagggggaggtgtaCTTTGACGTTGTTGCCGTGGTGGATCCGGTAACCAGGGACGCACAGAAACTCGCTCCTCTGCTGTTG GTTCTGACCCAGCTGGTAAACATCAACTTGCGGGTCTTTATGAACTGCCAATCCAAACTGTCAGATATGCCGCTGAAGAG TTTCTACCGCCACGTGTTGGAGCCCGAGGTGGTGATTCAGGCCGACGGTAGTTTCTCTCCGGGCCCCTTGGCCAGGTTCCTGGACATGCCTCAGTCTCCTCTCTTCACCCTGAACATCAACACTCCGGAGAGCTGGATGGTGGAGTCCGTGCACACCCGCTACGACCTGGACAACATCTACCTGGAGGAG GTGGAGAATATTGTAGCTGCAGAGTACGAGTTGGAGCACCTGTTATTGGAAGGCCATTGTTTTGACGTCAGCTCCGGCCAGCCGCCCCGAGGCCTCCAGTTCACCCTGGGAACGGCCTCCGACCCCGTCATCATGGATACCATCGTCATGGCCAACCTG GGTTACTTTCAGCTGAAGGCAAACCCGGGCGCCTGGATCCTGAAGATGAGGAAAGGACGCTCTGAGGAAATTTACAAGATGTACAG CCACGAGGGCACGGACTCGCCAGCCGAGTCTGATGACATCGTTGTGGTGCTGAACACCTTCAAGAGCAGAATCATTAAAGTCAAG GTCCAGAAGAAGCCGGACAAGTTCAATGAGGAGCTGCTGAGTGACGTGACCGAGGAAAATGACGCTGGCTTCTGGAAATCTCTGACCAG AGGGTTCACGGGGGCGGCAAAGACGGAGGAGTTAAAGCAGGAGAAGGACGACGTGATCAACATCTTCTCGGTGGCCTCGGGGCATCTGTACGAGCGCTTCCTCAG gATTATGATGCTGTCAGTTctgaaaaacaccaaaacaccCGTCAAGTTCTGGTTCCTCAAGAACTACCTGTCACCGACGTTTAAG GAGTTCATCCCCCACATGGCAAAGCAATATGGTTTCCAGTATGAGCTGGTCCAGTACAAGTGGCCCCGCTGGTTACACCAGCAGACGGAGAAGCAGAGGATCATCTGGGGCTACAAGATCCTGTTCCTGGATGTGCTGTTTCCTCTCGCCGTGGAcaagatcctgtttgtggatGCTGACCAG ATTGTGCGAACCGACCTGAAGGAGCTGCGTGACTTCGACCTGGAGGGAGCTCCGTACGGTTACACTCCGTTCTGTGAGAGCCGGAGGGAGATGGACGGCTACCGCTTCTGGAAGTCCGGCTACTGGGCGAGTCACCTTGCTGGGCGCCGATACCACATCAG TGCCCTGTATGTGGTCGACCTGAAGAAGTTCAGGAAAATAGCTGCCGGAGATCGCCTGAGAGGACAGTACCAGGGGCTCAGCCAGGACCCCAACAGTCTCTCGAACCTCGACCAG GATCTGCCCAACAACATGATCCACCAGGTGCCCATAAAGTCGCTGCCCCAGGAGTGGCTGTGGTGTGAGACCTGGTGCGACGACAGCACCAAGAAGAGCGCCAAGACGATAGACCTG TGCAACAACCCCATGACCAAGGAGCCCAAGCTGAACGCCGCGGTGAGGATCGTGGCCGAGTGGAGCGATTACGACCAGGAGATTAAACGCTTCCAGACCAAAGTCAAGGAGAAAATCAAcccaaacacaaaaatacagcaAGGCACAG ATGTTCACACCGAGTTGTGA
- the uggt1 gene encoding UDP-glucose:glycoprotein glucosyltransferase 1 isoform X2 has translation MTAISYGAGFGVGMRMWLLWVLLLSLLSAASGGADSKAVTTTLTTKWPDTPLLLEASEFLAEESQEKFWDFVEANQNIEGEHDDTDQAYYDLIVKKARALLSSVQVNMLKFALSLRAYSSTVHSFQQIASNEPPPAGCSAFFSVHGEKTCDEEGLAALLKTALSRPKPFIFKGDHQYPGSNPEAPVVILYAEFGKADFQTLHQVISSKVYEGLATYVLRHYVANPSGRRVYLSGYGVELAIKSQEYKAKDDTQVQGTEGNATVMGEKDPVDEVQGFLFGKLKTVYPELKEQLKELRKHLVESTNDMAPLKVWQMQDLSFQTAARILAAPAAEALSVMKDLSQNFPTKARSITKTVVNSEIRKEIGDNQKFFKGTLGLQPGDSALFINGLHVDLDTQDIFSVFEVLRSEARVMEGLRSLHIDTPFIHDILKLNVQPSDSDYAVDIRNPAINWINNLETDHRYSSWPYNVQELLRPTFPGVIRQIRKNFHNLVIILDPRQENAVELLSVAEMFYANNIPLRIGLVFVVSDDDDIDGMQDAGVALVRAYNYISDEVDSQSAFEAVISIFNRVAVGGKLSVGDVVKVLEKRFPYVEVSSVLGADSSYDSNRKEGGAYYKQTGVGPLPVVMYNGIPYQREQLDPDELETVTMQKILETTSFYQRAVYLGELATDHDVVDFIMNQPNVVPRINPRVLSTSRTYLDLSDTNNYFIDDYARFSTLDTKEKNTAVANSMNYMTKKDDGYIRPVTFWVVGDFDQPSGRQLLYDAIRHMKTSNNVRLGTINNPAAAPSEETSRVARAIGAAMQTQSANNAKNFITKLAKEETAAALQKGADVGEFAVGGMDVSLFKDAYEGPKFDSLLSHAAYCRDVLKLKKGQKAVISNGRIIGPLEEDELFNQDDFLLLESIILKTSGERIKSKVQQFGIEEDRASDLVMKVDSLLSSQPKGEARVEYDFADDRYSAVKIRPKEGEVYFDVVAVVDPVTRDAQKLAPLLLVLTQLVNINLRVFMNCQSKLSDMPLKSFYRHVLEPEVVIQADGSFSPGPLARFLDMPQSPLFTLNINTPESWMVESVHTRYDLDNIYLEEVENIVAAEYELEHLLLEGHCFDVSSGQPPRGLQFTLGTASDPVIMDTIVMANLGYFQLKANPGAWILKMRKGRSEEIYKMYSHEGTDSPAESDDIVVVLNTFKSRIIKVKVQKKPDKFNEELLSDVTEENDAGFWKSLTRGFTGAAKTEELKQEKDDVINIFSVASGHLYERFLRIMMLSVLKNTKTPVKFWFLKNYLSPTFKEFIPHMAKQYGFQYELVQYKWPRWLHQQTEKQRIIWGYKILFLDVLFPLAVDKILFVDADQIVRTDLKELRDFDLEGAPYGYTPFCESRREMDGYRFWKSGYWASHLAGRRYHISALYVVDLKKFRKIAAGDRLRGQYQGLSQDPNSLSNLDQDLPNNMIHQVPIKSLPQEWLWCETWCDDSTKKSAKTIDLCNNPMTKEPKLNAAVRIVAEWSDYDQEIKRFQTKVKEKINPNTKIQQGTDVHTEL, from the exons ATGACTGCAATAAGCTACGGAGCCGGCTTCG GCGTGGGCATGAGGATGTGGCTTCTCTGGGTCCTGCTGCTGTCACTGCTGTCTGCAGCGTCTGGGGGTGCAGACTCCAAGGCTGTAACCACCACCCTCACAACCAAATGGCCAGATACCCCTCTGCTGCTAGAGGCCAG tgaGTTTCTGGCAGAGGAGAGCCAGGAGAAGTTCTGGGACTTTGTGGAGGCCAATCAGAACATAGAAGGAGAGCATGATG ACACAGATCAGGCCTACTATGACCTTATTGTAAAGAAAGCTCGTGCCTTGCTCAGCTCCGTCCAGGTGAACATGCTCAAGTTCGCCCTCTCGCTGAGAGCCTACTCTTCAACAGTGCACTCCTTCCAGCAG attgCGTCCAATGAGCCGCCTCCAGCTGGCTGCTCCGCCTTTTTCAGCGTCCACGGAGAGAAGACCTGTGATGAAGAAGGTTTAGCGGCATTGTTGAAAACCGCACTTTCGAG gCCAAAGCCGTTCATTTTTAAAGGCGATCACCAATACCCGGGATCGAATCCAGAAGCTCCTGTTGTCATTCTGTACGCTGAGTTTGGCAAGGCGGATTTCCAGACGCTTCATCAAGTCATATCATCCAAAGTCTACGAAGGCCTGGCGACTTATGTGCTCCGCCATTACGTAGCT AATCCGAGTGGAAGGAGAGTGTATCTGTCGGGGTACGGAGTGGAGCTGGCCATCAAAAGCCAGGAGTACAAAGCAAAGGACGACACGCAGGTCCAAG GGACGGAGGGCAACGCTACGGTGATGGGAGAGAAGGATCCCGTGGACGAGGTCCAGGGGTTCCTGTTTGGTAAACTGAA GACAGTTTATCCAGAGCTGAAAGAGCAGTTAAAGGAGTTGAGGAAACATTTGGTGGAAAGCACCAACGACATGGCGCCTCTGAAAGTCTGGCAGATGCAAG ATCTGAGTTTCCAGACGGCCGCTCGCATTCTCGCTGCTCCCGCCGCCGAAGCGCTCTCTGTTATGAAAGACCTCAGTCAGAACTTCCCCACCAAAGCCAG GTCCATCACTAAAACTGTGGTCAATTCTGAGATCCGCAAAGAGATTGGTGATAACCAAAAG TTTTTCAAAGGGACTCTGGGCCTGCAGCCTGGGGATTCAGCCCTGTTCATCAACGGGCTGCATGTGGATCTGGACACACAAGACATCTTCAG TGTGTTTGAGGTGCTGCGCAGCGAGGCGAGGGTGATGGAGGGTCTGCGCTCTCTGCACATCGACACGCCCTTCATCCACGACATTCTGAAGCTCAACGTGCAGCCCTCCGACTCGGACTACGCCGTGGACATCCGTAACCCTGCCATCAAT TGGATCAACAACTTGGAAACCGACCACAGGTACAGCTCGTGGCCTTACAACGTGCAGGAGCTGCTCCGACCGACCTTCCCCGGAGTCATCCGGCAGATCCGCAAGAACTTCCACAATTTG GTGATCATTCTGGACCCCCGTCAGGAGAACGCCGTTGAGCTGCTGAGTGTTGCAGAGATGTTCTACGCAAACAACATCCCGCTCAG GATCGggctggtgtttgtggtgtcggATGACGACGACATAGACGGCATGCAGGATGCAGGCGTGGCGCTGGTCCGAGCCTACAACTACATCAGCGACGAGGTGGACAGTCAGAGTGCCTTCGAAGCCGTCATCTCG ATCTTCAACCGGGTGGCGGTGGGTGGAAAGTTGAGCGTTGGGGATGTGGTGAAAGTGCTGGAGAAGAGGTTCCCCTACGTGGAGGTCAGCAGCGTGCTGGGAGCCGACTCCAGCTACGACAGCAACAGGAAG GAAGGAGGTGCGTACTATAAGCAGACGGGGGTGGGCCCGCTGCCTGTGGTCATGTACAACGGCATACCGTACCAGCGCGAGCAGCTGGACCCGGACGAGCTGGAGACGGTCACCATGCAGAAGATCCTGGAGACCACCTCCTTCTACCAGAGGGCCGTGTACCTG GGGGAGCTGGCCACAGATCACGACGTCGTGGACTTCATCATGAATCAGCCCAACGTGGTTCCTCGCATCAACCCCAGAGTGCTGTCCACCAGCAGGACGTACCTGGACCTGTCTGATACCA ACAATTACTTTATCGATGATTACGCTCGCTTCTCGACTCTTGACACCAAAGAGAAGAACACTGCTGTGGCCAACAGCATGAACTACATGACTAAAAAAG ACGATGGCTACATCCGCCCTGTGACCTTCTGGGTGGTCGGAGACTTTGACCAGCCCTCAGGACGTCAGCTCCTTTATGATGCCATCAGACATATG AAAACCAGCAACAACGTGCGACTGGGGACCATCAACAACCCGGCGGCGGCGCCGTCGGAGGAGACGAGCCGCGTGGCCCGAGCGATCGGCGCCGCCATGCAGACGCAGTCCGCCAACAACGCCAAGAACTTCATCACCAAATTGGCCAAAGAAGAGACCGCCGCGGCCCTGCAGAAGGGAGCCGACGTCGGGGAGTTCGCTGTCGGG GGCATGGATGTGTCACTGTTCAAGGACGCGTACGAGGGCCCCAAATTTGACTCCCTGCTCTCACACGCGGCCTACTGCCGAGACGTCCTCAAGCTGAAGAAAGGACAAAAAGCCGTCATCAGCAACGGAAGA ATTATAGGTCCACTCGAGGAAGACGAGTTGTTTAACCAGGATGACTTCCTGCTTTTGGAGAGCATCATCTTAAAAACATCCGGAGAACGAATCAAAAGCAAAGTACAACAATTCGGGATTGAGGAAGACAG GGCCAGCGACCTTGTGATGAAGGTGGactctctgctctcctctcagCCTAAAGGAGAGGCTCGCGTCGAATATGACTTTGCTGATGACCGCTACAG CGCTGTGAAGATCCGCCcgaaggagggggaggtgtaCTTTGACGTTGTTGCCGTGGTGGATCCGGTAACCAGGGACGCACAGAAACTCGCTCCTCTGCTGTTG GTTCTGACCCAGCTGGTAAACATCAACTTGCGGGTCTTTATGAACTGCCAATCCAAACTGTCAGATATGCCGCTGAAGAG TTTCTACCGCCACGTGTTGGAGCCCGAGGTGGTGATTCAGGCCGACGGTAGTTTCTCTCCGGGCCCCTTGGCCAGGTTCCTGGACATGCCTCAGTCTCCTCTCTTCACCCTGAACATCAACACTCCGGAGAGCTGGATGGTGGAGTCCGTGCACACCCGCTACGACCTGGACAACATCTACCTGGAGGAG GTGGAGAATATTGTAGCTGCAGAGTACGAGTTGGAGCACCTGTTATTGGAAGGCCATTGTTTTGACGTCAGCTCCGGCCAGCCGCCCCGAGGCCTCCAGTTCACCCTGGGAACGGCCTCCGACCCCGTCATCATGGATACCATCGTCATGGCCAACCTG GGTTACTTTCAGCTGAAGGCAAACCCGGGCGCCTGGATCCTGAAGATGAGGAAAGGACGCTCTGAGGAAATTTACAAGATGTACAG CCACGAGGGCACGGACTCGCCAGCCGAGTCTGATGACATCGTTGTGGTGCTGAACACCTTCAAGAGCAGAATCATTAAAGTCAAG GTCCAGAAGAAGCCGGACAAGTTCAATGAGGAGCTGCTGAGTGACGTGACCGAGGAAAATGACGCTGGCTTCTGGAAATCTCTGACCAG AGGGTTCACGGGGGCGGCAAAGACGGAGGAGTTAAAGCAGGAGAAGGACGACGTGATCAACATCTTCTCGGTGGCCTCGGGGCATCTGTACGAGCGCTTCCTCAG gATTATGATGCTGTCAGTTctgaaaaacaccaaaacaccCGTCAAGTTCTGGTTCCTCAAGAACTACCTGTCACCGACGTTTAAG GAGTTCATCCCCCACATGGCAAAGCAATATGGTTTCCAGTATGAGCTGGTCCAGTACAAGTGGCCCCGCTGGTTACACCAGCAGACGGAGAAGCAGAGGATCATCTGGGGCTACAAGATCCTGTTCCTGGATGTGCTGTTTCCTCTCGCCGTGGAcaagatcctgtttgtggatGCTGACCAG ATTGTGCGAACCGACCTGAAGGAGCTGCGTGACTTCGACCTGGAGGGAGCTCCGTACGGTTACACTCCGTTCTGTGAGAGCCGGAGGGAGATGGACGGCTACCGCTTCTGGAAGTCCGGCTACTGGGCGAGTCACCTTGCTGGGCGCCGATACCACATCAG TGCCCTGTATGTGGTCGACCTGAAGAAGTTCAGGAAAATAGCTGCCGGAGATCGCCTGAGAGGACAGTACCAGGGGCTCAGCCAGGACCCCAACAGTCTCTCGAACCTCGACCAG GATCTGCCCAACAACATGATCCACCAGGTGCCCATAAAGTCGCTGCCCCAGGAGTGGCTGTGGTGTGAGACCTGGTGCGACGACAGCACCAAGAAGAGCGCCAAGACGATAGACCTG TGCAACAACCCCATGACCAAGGAGCCCAAGCTGAACGCCGCGGTGAGGATCGTGGCCGAGTGGAGCGATTACGACCAGGAGATTAAACGCTTCCAGACCAAAGTCAAGGAGAAAATCAAcccaaacacaaaaatacagcaAGGCACAG ATGTTCACACCGAGTTGTGA